One stretch of Limnohabitans sp. DNA includes these proteins:
- a CDS encoding peptidylprolyl isomerase, which produces MSCISWMKWASLFGAALLLPQMVSAQSSVTSIRSADFVVAVVNSEPITNQEVQRLSLRLLRDSRVQGLSTDSSETNRLALDQLIIEKIQVQQAVALGITVDEAAIQQAEASVASNNQLSLDEFQSRLLQDGTSAEGFRAQLRNQLLMTRLREREVETRIRISEAQINQFLNEELQRQSTRLPSEINLGMILIAVPEDATPEQVTRLSERASSVVTKARQGADFAALVSEFSDAPDRSANSGAMGLRPPNRYPDIFVQAVSQLPVGGISDVVRTGAGFHVLKVLQRQSASSTLMTNQTRARHVLLRPSPQLSQAQAIAQLSAIRRDILSGRADFADVAKRISQDGSAPQGGDLGWASPGMFVPEFEQAMNQLLPGQLAAPLISRFGVHLIEVTDRREVAMSEAEQRNFARNVLRDSKLEEAYAAWVQDIRGLAFVEMREPPQ; this is translated from the coding sequence ATGTCTTGCATTTCCTGGATGAAGTGGGCATCTTTGTTTGGTGCAGCTCTTTTGCTGCCACAAATGGTGTCTGCCCAGTCAAGCGTGACCTCGATTCGATCTGCAGACTTTGTGGTTGCAGTCGTCAACTCTGAACCCATTACCAATCAAGAAGTTCAGCGTTTGAGTCTGCGTTTGTTGCGCGATTCACGAGTACAAGGTCTCAGTACAGACAGTTCCGAAACCAATCGTCTTGCGCTAGACCAACTCATTATTGAAAAAATTCAAGTTCAACAAGCCGTCGCTCTGGGCATTACGGTTGACGAAGCAGCCATCCAGCAAGCCGAAGCAAGTGTGGCCAGCAACAATCAACTCAGTCTGGATGAATTTCAGTCTCGTCTTCTACAAGATGGTACTTCTGCTGAGGGTTTCAGAGCCCAATTGCGCAATCAGTTGCTCATGACCCGTCTCCGAGAGCGAGAAGTCGAGACGCGAATTCGCATTTCTGAAGCTCAGATCAATCAGTTCCTGAATGAGGAACTTCAACGCCAATCGACTCGCCTCCCGTCCGAGATCAACTTGGGCATGATTTTGATTGCCGTGCCTGAAGATGCCACCCCTGAACAAGTGACGCGTTTGTCTGAACGTGCAAGCTCTGTGGTTACCAAGGCTCGCCAGGGTGCTGATTTCGCTGCCTTGGTGAGCGAATTTTCTGACGCTCCTGATCGTAGCGCCAACTCTGGTGCCATGGGCCTGCGCCCTCCCAACCGCTATCCTGATATTTTTGTTCAAGCTGTGAGCCAGCTTCCAGTTGGCGGTATTTCCGACGTCGTTCGAACTGGCGCTGGCTTTCATGTGCTCAAGGTTTTGCAACGCCAATCCGCTTCCAGTACCTTGATGACCAACCAAACCCGTGCGCGCCATGTTCTCTTGCGCCCCAGTCCCCAGTTATCACAGGCGCAAGCCATCGCCCAGCTGTCTGCCATTCGCCGCGACATTCTGAGCGGTCGTGCTGACTTCGCTGATGTGGCCAAGCGCATTTCTCAAGACGGCAGCGCGCCTCAAGGCGGCGATCTTGGCTGGGCCAGCCCAGGCATGTTTGTTCCAGAATTTGAGCAAGCCATGAACCAGTTGCTTCCCGGTCAATTGGCCGCCCCTCTGATTTCCCGTTTTGGTGTCCATTTGATTGAAGTGACCGATCGACGCGAAGTCGCCATGTCAGAAGCTGAACAACGTAATTTTGCTCGCAATGTGTTGCGTGATAGCAAGTTAGAAGAGGCTTATGCCGCATGGGTTCAGGACATCAGAGGACTAGCTTTTGTCGAGATGCGAGAGCCTCCCCAGTGA